From Panicum hallii strain FIL2 chromosome 2, PHallii_v3.1, whole genome shotgun sequence, a single genomic window includes:
- the LOC112882424 gene encoding pathogenesis-related protein 5-like produces the protein MGLVTHVNIISLHHRKRYFFFPRPPHPCDMLNQAHQEKLSSQHILWSFKSLKDASNVLPFLPPIHISCQICHSQISSMGEPRSCKLWLLLLVFARWYHVSMAMTFTISNYCPHPIWPGTLAGAGTSQLSMTGFKLDPGQTVQLAAPAGWSGRIWARTGCVFDADGAGVCQTGDCGGRMECRGAGATPPATLFEVTLDGSGGQDFYDVSLVDGYNLPVVAIPQSRQGGACNATGCMADLNRSCPKELQVDCGGGAIACRSACEAFAQDRYCCSGSYATPDACHPTVYSSIFKSACPRAYSYAYDDSTSTFTCKASDYTIAFCLPTSGIKRSDAVFLGAQMDGESTDGGNTPPVYSGGNAPPVYNGGNAPPVYNNGGFEPPVYSYGGGGARQPAMTASSASPIYIRPWLLLVLLLVLLF, from the exons ATGGGCCTAGTAACTCATGTTAACATCATCAGCTTGCATCATCGCAAAAGGTATTTCTTCTTTCCCAGGCCACCCCATCCATGCGACATGCTAAACCAAGCTCACCAAGAAAAGCTTTCTTCGCAGCACATCCTCTGGAGCTTTAAATCTCTCAAGGATGCCTCCAATGTCTTGCCCTTTCTCCCTCCGATCCACATCAGTTGCCAGATTTGCCATAGCCAAATCAGTAGCATGGGAGAACCAAGAAGTTGCAAGCTATGGCTGCTTCTGCTGGTGTTCGCGCGATGGTACCATGTTTCGATGGCCATGACGTTCACAATCTCGAACTACTGCCCCCACCCGATCTGGCCGGGAacgctcgccggcgccggcacgtCGCAGCTGTCCATGACGGGGTTCAAGCTTGACCCCGGGCAGACGGTCCAActcgcggcgccggcggggtgGTCGGGGCGGATATGGGCGCGGACGGGGTGCGTGTTCGACGCGGACGGCGCGGGCGTGTGCCAGACGGGCGACTGCGGCGGGCGGATGGAgtgccgcggcgccggcgcgacgCCGCCGGCCACGCTGTTCGAGGTCACGCTGGacgggagcggcggccaggACTTCTACGACGTGAGCCTCGTCGACGGCTACAACCTGCCCGTCGTCGCGATCCCGCAGTCGCGGCAAGGCGGCGCGTGCAACGCCACCGGCTGCATGGCCGACCTCAACCGCT CGTGCCCGAAGGAGCTGCAGGTggactgcggcggcggcgccatcgCGTGCCGGAGCGCGTGCGAGGCGTTCGCGCAGGACAGGTACTGCTGCAGCGGCTCGTACGCGACGCCGGACGCGTGCCACCCGACGGTGTACTCCTCCATCTTCAAGTCGGCGTGCCCGCGCGCGTACAGCTACGCCTACGACGACAGCACCAGCACCTTCACCTGCAAGGCCTCCGACTACACCATCGCCTTCTGCCTCCCGACCTCCGG AATAAAGAGGTCGGATGCAGTGTTTCTCGGAGCACAGATGGACGGCGAGAGCACCGACGGTGGCAACACGCCGCCGGTTTACAGCGGTGGCAACGCGCCGCCAGTTTACAACGGTGGCAACGCGCCGCCGGTTTACAACAACGGTGGTTTCGAACCGCCGGTTTACAGCTATGGCGGCGGAGGCGCCCGTCAACCGGCTATGACGGCCTCGTCGGCGAGCCCAATATACATCCGGCCATGGCTCCTGCTAGTGCTACTGCTCGTCCTCCTTTTCTGA
- the LOC112879619 gene encoding probable sarcosine oxidase — MAASNDGDAPERFDVIVVGAGIMGSCAAYAASSRGARALLLERFDLLHHRGSSHGESRTIRATYPQAHYPPMVRLSRRLWEEAQADAGYRVLTPTPHLDLGPRDDPELRAAIGNGGATVVAGGAEPSPWPWAGVFRVPDGWAAASSELGGVMKATKAVAMFQALAVKMGAVVRDRMEVVDIAKRGEGSILVRTASGEEFHGAKCIVTVGAWTSKLVKSVVGMDLPVQPVHTLICYWKVKPGHESELTTEAGFPTFASYGDPYIYSTPSMEFPGLIKIAKHGGPPCDPDSRDWSTGAADLAEPVARWIDAVMPGHVDTAGGPVIRQSCMYSMTPDEDYVIDFLGGEFGKDVVVGAGFSGHGFKMGPAVGRILAEMAMDGESRSAVEAGVELEPLRIGRFVDNPKGNLSNPGDQGQ; from the exons ATGGCGGCGTCCAACGACGGCGACGCCCCCGAGCGGTTCGACGTGATCGTGGTGGGCGCGGGCATCATGGGCAGCTGCGCGGCGTACGCGGCGTCCtcccgcggcgcgcgcgcgctgcTCCTGGAGCGGTTCGACCTGCTCCACCACCGGGGCTCCTCGCACGGCGAGTCCCGCACCATCCGCGCCACCTACCCGCAGGCGCACTACCCGCCCATGGTGCGCCTGTCGCGGCGCCTCTGGGAGGAGGCCCAGGCCGACGCCGGGTACCGCGTGCTCACGCCCACGCCGCACCTCGACCTGGGCCCGCGGGACGACCCCGAGCTCCGCGCCGCCATCGGGAACGGCGGCGCCACCGTGGTCGCTGGCGGCGCGGAGCCGTCGCCCTGGCCGTGGGCGGGCGTGTTCAGGGTGCCGGATgggtgggcggcggcgagcagcgaGCTCGGCGGGGTGATGAAGGCGACCAAGGCGGTGGCCATGTTCCAGGCTCTCGCCGTCAAGATGGGCGCCGTCGTGAGGGACCGGATGGAGGTGGTCGACATCGCCAAGCGAG GAGAAGGATCAATCTTGGTCAGGACAGCGAGTGGCGAGGAATTCCATGGCGCCAAGTGCATTGTAACGGTCGGCGCCTGGACCAGCAAGCTGGTCAAGTCGGTCGTCGGCATGGACCTGCCTGTGCAGCCGGTGCACACGCTCATCTGCTACTGGAAGGTGAAGCCCGGCCACGAGAGCGAGCTCACCACGGAGGCCGGCTTCCCGACGTTCGCCAGTTACGGCGACCCCTACATCTACAGCACGCCGTCAATGGAGTTCCCTGGCCTCATCAAGATCGCCAAGCACGGCGGCCCGCCGTGCGACCCGGACAGCAGGGACTGGTCCACGGGCGCCGCCGACCTGGCGGAGCCCGTAGCCCGGTGGATCGACGCCGTCATGCCGGGCCACGTCGACACCGCCGGCGGGCCGGTCATCCGGCAGTCGTGCATGTACTCCATGACGCCCGACGAGGACTACGTGATTGACTTCCTGGGCGGGGAGTTTGGGAAGGACGTCGTCGTCGGCGCGGGGTTCTCCGGCCATGGGTTCAAGATGGGGCCGGCTGTTGGGAGGATCCTGGCCGAGATGGCCATGGACGGGGAGTCAAGatcggcggtggaggccggcgtGGAGCTCGAACCCCTCAGGATCGGCAGGTTCGTGGACAATCCCAAGGGAAACCTCAGTAATCCTGGAGATCAGGGCCAATAA